In the genome of Hippoglossus hippoglossus isolate fHipHip1 chromosome 12, fHipHip1.pri, whole genome shotgun sequence, one region contains:
- the arvcfa gene encoding armadillo repeat protein deleted in velo-cardio-facial syndrome homolog isoform X3, with protein sequence MPAEVKEEAKEPTLDNPSATDELDTPTSIASVVTSTNESSLETDTPHQTDTEESKAVEQEGEQALSESQESSDTQLENFQTSPDLTSTPVVKDNAPAEPPTPGANTEPTESATPIATTGGAATAPPQPQAVLPPGEPQSVNPDSQSRVYTLPDAYRGIGGDMCAGYGSLSRATLHGYWPAKNFQPGAHYTLPFLRDSYAPAALSGQAEEEGGGERGENPLDMKTDHPTASYPTLGGIHQFRPITTMELLREPSRTRGGYDDAFMAQLEGNLNPFFQAMCRAQTLQFPHKRSSMVSLDSIRRDPRWRDPNLHEVISMLSHPMDPVKSNAAAYLQHLCYENDRIKQDVRQLNGVPILVELLDHPKPEVHRKACGALRNISFGKDHNNKMAIKSCDGIPALVRLLRKTSSMEVKELVTGTLWNLSSHEPLKMMVINQGLQTLTDEIIIPHSGWRRDSADPSKMHSADWTTVFKNTSGCLRNVSSDGAEARQRLRDCQGLVDALLHALQSAVLNKDTDNKSVENCVCILRNLSYHVHKEIPGAERFQEPHSSLMRSVGQQKKKNEPDCFGGKRPKEEWFNQGWKNGFMDRKYGTLDLPKRTDQMKGLELLYQPEVVRLYLSLLTCSHNNNTLEAAAGAVQNLAAGHWAWSSYIRATVRKEKGLPILVELLRSDVDKVVRAVAIALRNLAMDRRNKDLIGNYALRDLVGNLPCGQQHPAKNLEGDTVVSILNTIHEIITDSPENARALIQGHAVQKLVAINKSSQSARETKAASHVLQTIWAYKDLRNILIKAGWNKSHFKPTTTGTTKKSKSAKQGGDDITLPLMDKNQDVYSSLEPNDRVGDGKGAVVERDALQATSERKHFIRAGRPAVGLMDNKPPPLDSWV encoded by the exons ATGCCTGCTGAAGTGAAAGAG GAGGCTAAAGAGCCCACTCTGGATAACCCGTCCGCCACTGACGAACTGGACACGCCCACCTCCATCGCCTCCGTGGTGACCTCGACCAATGAGAGCTCCTTGGAGACCGACACCCCGCACCAGACGGACACTGAG GAGTCCAAGGCTGTGGAACAAGAGGGTGAACAGGCCCTGAGTGAGAGCCAAGAATCATCAGACACACAACTGGAGAACTTCCAGACATCACCTGATCTCACCTCGACCCCAGTGGTTAAAGACAACGCTCCAGCTGAGCCACCCACTCCTGGAGCAAACACCGAACCCACTGAGTCCGCTACACCGATCGCGACGACCGGCGGCGCCGCCACAGCACCTCCACAGCCTCAGGCGGTCCTGCCACCCGGGGAGCCTCAGTCGGTGAATCCAGACAGCCAGAGCCGAGTGTACACCCTGCCTGATGCTTACAGAGGCATCGGGGGCGACATGTGCGCAGGGTACGGCAGCCTATCCCGCGCCACCCTCCACGGCTACTGGCCGGCCAAGAACTTCCAGCCTGGGGCCCACTacaccctccccttcctccgGGACAGCTACGCCCCTGCTGCACTCAGTGGCCAGGCCGAGGAGGAGGGCGGCGGCGAGCGGGGAGAGAATCCCCTGGACATGAAGACTGACCACCCGACCGCCAGTTATCCGACACTGGGGGGGATCCACCAGTTCAGGCCAATTACAACCATGGAGCTCCTCAGAGAGCCCTCGAGAACCAG AGGTGGCTACGATGATGCCTTCATGGCCCAGCTAGAGGGGAACCTGAATCCCTTTTTCCAGGCCATGTGCCGAGCACAGACCCTGCAGTTCCCCCACAAACGCAGCAGCATGGTCAGCCTGGACAGCATCCGCAGAGACCCGCGCTGGAGGGACCCCAACCTGCACGAGGTCATCTCCATGCTCAGCCACCCGATGGACCCGGTCAAGTCCAACGCGGCCGCTTATTTGCAGCACCTGTGTTATGAGAACGACCGCATCAAGCAGGACGTCCGCCAGCTGAACGGCGTGCCGATCCTGGTGGAACTACTGGACCACCCGAAACCTGAAGTCCACCGTAAGGCCTGTGGGGCTTTGCGCAACATTTCCTTTGGGAAAGACCATAATAACAAAATGGCCATCAAGAGCTGTGATGGCATACCAGCTTTGGTCAGACTGCTGAGGAAGACCAGCAGCATGGAGGTCAAAGAGCTGGTCACAG GCACTTTGTGGAACCTCTCCTCACACGAGCCACTGAAGATGATGGTCATCAACCAAGGCCTTCAAACTCTGACCGACGAAATCATCATCCCACACTCGGGCTGGAGGAGAGACTCGGCCGATCCCTCCAAAATGCACAGCGCTGATTGGACCACAGTCTTCAAGAACACCTCTGGATGTCTGAG GAACGTCAGCTCAGATGGGGCGGAGGCTCGACAGAGGTTGAGGGATTGTCAGGGGCTGGTGGACGCGCTCCTTCACGCCCTGCAGTCAGCTGTTCTCAACAAGGATACTGACAATAAG TCGGTGGAGAACTGCGTCTGCATTCTGCGAAACCTCTCCTATCATGTTCACAAAGAGATACCGGGAGCCGAGCGATTCCAGGAGCCCCACTCCAGTCTGATGAGGTCGGTCgggcagcagaagaagaagaacgaaCCTGACTGTTTTGGCGGGAAAAGGCCCAAAG AGGAGTGGTTCAATCAAG GTTGGAAAAATGGATTTATGGACAGAAAGTACGGTACATTGGATTTACCAAAACGTACAGATCAAATGAAAG GGTTGGAGCTGCTGTACCAGCCGGAGGTGGTGAGGCTCTACCTCTCTCTTCTCACCTGcagtcacaacaacaacactctgGAGGCGGCTGCAGGAGCAGTGCAGAACCTGGCTGCGGGACATTGGGCT TGGTCCAGCTACATCCGGGCCACGGTGCGAAAAGAGAAAGGGCTGCCCAtcctggtggagctgctgcgcTCCGATGTGGACAAAGTGGTGCGAGCTGTGGCCATTGCTCTCCGCAACCTGGCCATGGACAGGAGGAATAAAGACCTCATAG GGAACTACGCTCTGAGGGACCTTGTCGGCAATCTTCCTTGTGGGCAGCAGCACCCGGCGAAGAACCTGGAGGGAGATACGGTGGTCTCTATCCTGAATACTATCCATGAGATCATCACAGATAGCCCAGAGAACGCCAGAGCGCTCATACAGGGTCATGCTGTGCAGAAGCTGGTGGCCATCAACAAGTCCAG CCAATCAGCGCGGGAGACCAAGGCAGCGTCCCACGTGCTCCAGACAATATGGGCCTACAAGGACctgagaaacattttaatcaagGCCGGTTGGAACAAGAGCCACTTTAAG CCAACGACCACAGGAACGACTAAAAAGTCCAAGAGTGCAAAGCAAGGCGGCGATGACATCACTTTGCCTCTCATGGACAAAAACCAAG ATGTATATTCCAGTTTGGAGCCAAACGACAGAGTTGGAGATGGGAAAGGAGCTGTTGTGGAAAGAGATGCTCTGCAG GCCACAAGTGAAAGGAAACACTTCATCAGAGCTGGCAGACCTGCGGTGGGCCTCATGGATAACAAGCCTCCACCGCTGGACTCCTGGGTGTAA
- the arvcfa gene encoding armadillo repeat protein deleted in velo-cardio-facial syndrome homolog isoform X1 translates to MPAEVKESSEGPPPPLSLAQEAKEPTLDNPSATDELDTPTSIASVVTSTNESSLETDTPHQTDTEESKAVEQEGEQALSESQESSDTQLENFQTSPDLTSTPVVKDNAPAEPPTPGANTEPTESATPIATTGGAATAPPQPQAVLPPGEPQSVNPDSQSRVYTLPDAYRGIGGDMCAGYGSLSRATLHGYWPAKNFQPGAHYTLPFLRDSYAPAALSGQAEEEGGGERGENPLDMKTDHPTASYPTLGGIHQFRPITTMELLREPSRTRGGYDDAFMAQLEGNLNPFFQAMCRAQTLQFPHKRSSMVSLDSIRRDPRWRDPNLHEVISMLSHPMDPVKSNAAAYLQHLCYENDRIKQDVRQLNGVPILVELLDHPKPEVHRKACGALRNISFGKDHNNKMAIKSCDGIPALVRLLRKTSSMEVKELVTGTLWNLSSHEPLKMMVINQGLQTLTDEIIIPHSGWRRDSADPSKMHSADWTTVFKNTSGCLRNVSSDGAEARQRLRDCQGLVDALLHALQSAVLNKDTDNKSVENCVCILRNLSYHVHKEIPGAERFQEPHSSLMRSVGQQKKKNEPDCFGGKRPKEEWFNQGWKNGFMDRKYGTLDLPKRTDQMKGLELLYQPEVVRLYLSLLTCSHNNNTLEAAAGAVQNLAAGHWAWSSYIRATVRKEKGLPILVELLRSDVDKVVRAVAIALRNLAMDRRNKDLIGNYALRDLVGNLPCGQQHPAKNLEGDTVVSILNTIHEIITDSPENARALIQGHAVQKLVAINKSSQSARETKAASHVLQTIWAYKDLRNILIKAGWNKSHFKPTTTGTTKKSKSAKQGGDDITLPLMDKNQDVYSSLEPNDRVGDGKGAVVERDALQATSERKHFIRAGRPAVGLMDNKPPPLDSWV, encoded by the exons ATGCCTGCTGAAGTGAAAGAG AGCTCAGagggtcctcctcctcctctatctctgGCCCAGGAGGCTAAAGAGCCCACTCTGGATAACCCGTCCGCCACTGACGAACTGGACACGCCCACCTCCATCGCCTCCGTGGTGACCTCGACCAATGAGAGCTCCTTGGAGACCGACACCCCGCACCAGACGGACACTGAG GAGTCCAAGGCTGTGGAACAAGAGGGTGAACAGGCCCTGAGTGAGAGCCAAGAATCATCAGACACACAACTGGAGAACTTCCAGACATCACCTGATCTCACCTCGACCCCAGTGGTTAAAGACAACGCTCCAGCTGAGCCACCCACTCCTGGAGCAAACACCGAACCCACTGAGTCCGCTACACCGATCGCGACGACCGGCGGCGCCGCCACAGCACCTCCACAGCCTCAGGCGGTCCTGCCACCCGGGGAGCCTCAGTCGGTGAATCCAGACAGCCAGAGCCGAGTGTACACCCTGCCTGATGCTTACAGAGGCATCGGGGGCGACATGTGCGCAGGGTACGGCAGCCTATCCCGCGCCACCCTCCACGGCTACTGGCCGGCCAAGAACTTCCAGCCTGGGGCCCACTacaccctccccttcctccgGGACAGCTACGCCCCTGCTGCACTCAGTGGCCAGGCCGAGGAGGAGGGCGGCGGCGAGCGGGGAGAGAATCCCCTGGACATGAAGACTGACCACCCGACCGCCAGTTATCCGACACTGGGGGGGATCCACCAGTTCAGGCCAATTACAACCATGGAGCTCCTCAGAGAGCCCTCGAGAACCAG AGGTGGCTACGATGATGCCTTCATGGCCCAGCTAGAGGGGAACCTGAATCCCTTTTTCCAGGCCATGTGCCGAGCACAGACCCTGCAGTTCCCCCACAAACGCAGCAGCATGGTCAGCCTGGACAGCATCCGCAGAGACCCGCGCTGGAGGGACCCCAACCTGCACGAGGTCATCTCCATGCTCAGCCACCCGATGGACCCGGTCAAGTCCAACGCGGCCGCTTATTTGCAGCACCTGTGTTATGAGAACGACCGCATCAAGCAGGACGTCCGCCAGCTGAACGGCGTGCCGATCCTGGTGGAACTACTGGACCACCCGAAACCTGAAGTCCACCGTAAGGCCTGTGGGGCTTTGCGCAACATTTCCTTTGGGAAAGACCATAATAACAAAATGGCCATCAAGAGCTGTGATGGCATACCAGCTTTGGTCAGACTGCTGAGGAAGACCAGCAGCATGGAGGTCAAAGAGCTGGTCACAG GCACTTTGTGGAACCTCTCCTCACACGAGCCACTGAAGATGATGGTCATCAACCAAGGCCTTCAAACTCTGACCGACGAAATCATCATCCCACACTCGGGCTGGAGGAGAGACTCGGCCGATCCCTCCAAAATGCACAGCGCTGATTGGACCACAGTCTTCAAGAACACCTCTGGATGTCTGAG GAACGTCAGCTCAGATGGGGCGGAGGCTCGACAGAGGTTGAGGGATTGTCAGGGGCTGGTGGACGCGCTCCTTCACGCCCTGCAGTCAGCTGTTCTCAACAAGGATACTGACAATAAG TCGGTGGAGAACTGCGTCTGCATTCTGCGAAACCTCTCCTATCATGTTCACAAAGAGATACCGGGAGCCGAGCGATTCCAGGAGCCCCACTCCAGTCTGATGAGGTCGGTCgggcagcagaagaagaagaacgaaCCTGACTGTTTTGGCGGGAAAAGGCCCAAAG AGGAGTGGTTCAATCAAG GTTGGAAAAATGGATTTATGGACAGAAAGTACGGTACATTGGATTTACCAAAACGTACAGATCAAATGAAAG GGTTGGAGCTGCTGTACCAGCCGGAGGTGGTGAGGCTCTACCTCTCTCTTCTCACCTGcagtcacaacaacaacactctgGAGGCGGCTGCAGGAGCAGTGCAGAACCTGGCTGCGGGACATTGGGCT TGGTCCAGCTACATCCGGGCCACGGTGCGAAAAGAGAAAGGGCTGCCCAtcctggtggagctgctgcgcTCCGATGTGGACAAAGTGGTGCGAGCTGTGGCCATTGCTCTCCGCAACCTGGCCATGGACAGGAGGAATAAAGACCTCATAG GGAACTACGCTCTGAGGGACCTTGTCGGCAATCTTCCTTGTGGGCAGCAGCACCCGGCGAAGAACCTGGAGGGAGATACGGTGGTCTCTATCCTGAATACTATCCATGAGATCATCACAGATAGCCCAGAGAACGCCAGAGCGCTCATACAGGGTCATGCTGTGCAGAAGCTGGTGGCCATCAACAAGTCCAG CCAATCAGCGCGGGAGACCAAGGCAGCGTCCCACGTGCTCCAGACAATATGGGCCTACAAGGACctgagaaacattttaatcaagGCCGGTTGGAACAAGAGCCACTTTAAG CCAACGACCACAGGAACGACTAAAAAGTCCAAGAGTGCAAAGCAAGGCGGCGATGACATCACTTTGCCTCTCATGGACAAAAACCAAG ATGTATATTCCAGTTTGGAGCCAAACGACAGAGTTGGAGATGGGAAAGGAGCTGTTGTGGAAAGAGATGCTCTGCAG GCCACAAGTGAAAGGAAACACTTCATCAGAGCTGGCAGACCTGCGGTGGGCCTCATGGATAACAAGCCTCCACCGCTGGACTCCTGGGTGTAA
- the arvcfa gene encoding armadillo repeat protein deleted in velo-cardio-facial syndrome homolog isoform X4 — protein sequence MPAEVKESSEGPPPPLSLAQEAKEPTLDNPSATDELDTPTSIASVVTSTNESSLETDTPHQTDTEESKAVEQEGEQALSESQESSDTQLENFQTSPDLTSTPVVKDNAPAEPPTPGANTEPTESATPIATTGGAATAPPQPQAVLPPGEPQSVNPDSQSRVYTLPDAYRGIGGDMCAGYGSLSRATLHGYWPAKNFQPGAHYTLPFLRDSYAPAALSGQAEEEGGGERGENPLDMKTDHPTASYPTLGGIHQFRPITTMELLREPSRTRGGYDDAFMAQLEGNLNPFFQAMCRAQTLQFPHKRSSMVSLDSIRRDPRWRDPNLHEVISMLSHPMDPVKSNAAAYLQHLCYENDRIKQDVRQLNGVPILVELLDHPKPEVHRKACGALRNISFGKDHNNKMAIKSCDGIPALVRLLRKTSSMEVKELVTGTLWNLSSHEPLKMMVINQGLQTLTDEIIIPHSGWRRDSADPSKMHSADWTTVFKNTSGCLRNVSSDGAEARQRLRDCQGLVDALLHALQSAVLNKDTDNKSVENCVCILRNLSYHVHKEIPGAERFQEPHSSLMRSVGQQKKKNEPDCFGGKRPKEEWFNQGLELLYQPEVVRLYLSLLTCSHNNNTLEAAAGAVQNLAAGHWAWSSYIRATVRKEKGLPILVELLRSDVDKVVRAVAIALRNLAMDRRNKDLIGNYALRDLVGNLPCGQQHPAKNLEGDTVVSILNTIHEIITDSPENARALIQGHAVQKLVAINKSSQSARETKAASHVLQTIWAYKDLRNILIKAGWNKSHFKPTTTGTTKKSKSAKQGGDDITLPLMDKNQDVYSSLEPNDRVGDGKGAVVERDALQATSERKHFIRAGRPAVGLMDNKPPPLDSWV from the exons ATGCCTGCTGAAGTGAAAGAG AGCTCAGagggtcctcctcctcctctatctctgGCCCAGGAGGCTAAAGAGCCCACTCTGGATAACCCGTCCGCCACTGACGAACTGGACACGCCCACCTCCATCGCCTCCGTGGTGACCTCGACCAATGAGAGCTCCTTGGAGACCGACACCCCGCACCAGACGGACACTGAG GAGTCCAAGGCTGTGGAACAAGAGGGTGAACAGGCCCTGAGTGAGAGCCAAGAATCATCAGACACACAACTGGAGAACTTCCAGACATCACCTGATCTCACCTCGACCCCAGTGGTTAAAGACAACGCTCCAGCTGAGCCACCCACTCCTGGAGCAAACACCGAACCCACTGAGTCCGCTACACCGATCGCGACGACCGGCGGCGCCGCCACAGCACCTCCACAGCCTCAGGCGGTCCTGCCACCCGGGGAGCCTCAGTCGGTGAATCCAGACAGCCAGAGCCGAGTGTACACCCTGCCTGATGCTTACAGAGGCATCGGGGGCGACATGTGCGCAGGGTACGGCAGCCTATCCCGCGCCACCCTCCACGGCTACTGGCCGGCCAAGAACTTCCAGCCTGGGGCCCACTacaccctccccttcctccgGGACAGCTACGCCCCTGCTGCACTCAGTGGCCAGGCCGAGGAGGAGGGCGGCGGCGAGCGGGGAGAGAATCCCCTGGACATGAAGACTGACCACCCGACCGCCAGTTATCCGACACTGGGGGGGATCCACCAGTTCAGGCCAATTACAACCATGGAGCTCCTCAGAGAGCCCTCGAGAACCAG AGGTGGCTACGATGATGCCTTCATGGCCCAGCTAGAGGGGAACCTGAATCCCTTTTTCCAGGCCATGTGCCGAGCACAGACCCTGCAGTTCCCCCACAAACGCAGCAGCATGGTCAGCCTGGACAGCATCCGCAGAGACCCGCGCTGGAGGGACCCCAACCTGCACGAGGTCATCTCCATGCTCAGCCACCCGATGGACCCGGTCAAGTCCAACGCGGCCGCTTATTTGCAGCACCTGTGTTATGAGAACGACCGCATCAAGCAGGACGTCCGCCAGCTGAACGGCGTGCCGATCCTGGTGGAACTACTGGACCACCCGAAACCTGAAGTCCACCGTAAGGCCTGTGGGGCTTTGCGCAACATTTCCTTTGGGAAAGACCATAATAACAAAATGGCCATCAAGAGCTGTGATGGCATACCAGCTTTGGTCAGACTGCTGAGGAAGACCAGCAGCATGGAGGTCAAAGAGCTGGTCACAG GCACTTTGTGGAACCTCTCCTCACACGAGCCACTGAAGATGATGGTCATCAACCAAGGCCTTCAAACTCTGACCGACGAAATCATCATCCCACACTCGGGCTGGAGGAGAGACTCGGCCGATCCCTCCAAAATGCACAGCGCTGATTGGACCACAGTCTTCAAGAACACCTCTGGATGTCTGAG GAACGTCAGCTCAGATGGGGCGGAGGCTCGACAGAGGTTGAGGGATTGTCAGGGGCTGGTGGACGCGCTCCTTCACGCCCTGCAGTCAGCTGTTCTCAACAAGGATACTGACAATAAG TCGGTGGAGAACTGCGTCTGCATTCTGCGAAACCTCTCCTATCATGTTCACAAAGAGATACCGGGAGCCGAGCGATTCCAGGAGCCCCACTCCAGTCTGATGAGGTCGGTCgggcagcagaagaagaagaacgaaCCTGACTGTTTTGGCGGGAAAAGGCCCAAAG AGGAGTGGTTCAATCAAG GGTTGGAGCTGCTGTACCAGCCGGAGGTGGTGAGGCTCTACCTCTCTCTTCTCACCTGcagtcacaacaacaacactctgGAGGCGGCTGCAGGAGCAGTGCAGAACCTGGCTGCGGGACATTGGGCT TGGTCCAGCTACATCCGGGCCACGGTGCGAAAAGAGAAAGGGCTGCCCAtcctggtggagctgctgcgcTCCGATGTGGACAAAGTGGTGCGAGCTGTGGCCATTGCTCTCCGCAACCTGGCCATGGACAGGAGGAATAAAGACCTCATAG GGAACTACGCTCTGAGGGACCTTGTCGGCAATCTTCCTTGTGGGCAGCAGCACCCGGCGAAGAACCTGGAGGGAGATACGGTGGTCTCTATCCTGAATACTATCCATGAGATCATCACAGATAGCCCAGAGAACGCCAGAGCGCTCATACAGGGTCATGCTGTGCAGAAGCTGGTGGCCATCAACAAGTCCAG CCAATCAGCGCGGGAGACCAAGGCAGCGTCCCACGTGCTCCAGACAATATGGGCCTACAAGGACctgagaaacattttaatcaagGCCGGTTGGAACAAGAGCCACTTTAAG CCAACGACCACAGGAACGACTAAAAAGTCCAAGAGTGCAAAGCAAGGCGGCGATGACATCACTTTGCCTCTCATGGACAAAAACCAAG ATGTATATTCCAGTTTGGAGCCAAACGACAGAGTTGGAGATGGGAAAGGAGCTGTTGTGGAAAGAGATGCTCTGCAG GCCACAAGTGAAAGGAAACACTTCATCAGAGCTGGCAGACCTGCGGTGGGCCTCATGGATAACAAGCCTCCACCGCTGGACTCCTGGGTGTAA
- the arvcfa gene encoding armadillo repeat protein deleted in velo-cardio-facial syndrome homolog isoform X2, whose translation MPAEVKESSEGPPPPLSLAQEAKEPTLDNPSATDELDTPTSIASVVTSTNESSLETDTPHQTDTEESKAVEQEGEQALSESQESSDTQLENFQTSPDLTSTPVVKDNAPAEPPTPGANTEPTESATPIATTGGAATAPPQPQAVLPPGEPQSVNPDSQSRVYTLPDAYRGIGGDMCAGYGSLSRATLHGYWPAKNFQPGAHYTLPFLRDSYAPAALSGQAEEEGGGERGENPLDMKTDHPTASYPTLGGIHQFRPITTMELLREPSRTRGGYDDAFMAQLEGNLNPFFQAMCRAQTLQFPHKRSSMVSLDSIRRDPRWRDPNLHEVISMLSHPMDPVKSNAAAYLQHLCYENDRIKQDVRQLNGVPILVELLDHPKPEVHRKACGALRNISFGKDHNNKMAIKSCDGIPALVRLLRKTSSMEVKELVTGTLWNLSSHEPLKMMVINQGLQTLTDEIIIPHSGWRRDSADPSKMHSADWTTVFKNTSGCLRNVSSDGAEARQRLRDCQGLVDALLHALQSAVLNKDTDNKSVENCVCILRNLSYHVHKEIPGAERFQEPHSSLMRSVGQQKKKNEPDCFGGKRPKGWKNGFMDRKYGTLDLPKRTDQMKGLELLYQPEVVRLYLSLLTCSHNNNTLEAAAGAVQNLAAGHWAWSSYIRATVRKEKGLPILVELLRSDVDKVVRAVAIALRNLAMDRRNKDLIGNYALRDLVGNLPCGQQHPAKNLEGDTVVSILNTIHEIITDSPENARALIQGHAVQKLVAINKSSQSARETKAASHVLQTIWAYKDLRNILIKAGWNKSHFKPTTTGTTKKSKSAKQGGDDITLPLMDKNQDVYSSLEPNDRVGDGKGAVVERDALQATSERKHFIRAGRPAVGLMDNKPPPLDSWV comes from the exons ATGCCTGCTGAAGTGAAAGAG AGCTCAGagggtcctcctcctcctctatctctgGCCCAGGAGGCTAAAGAGCCCACTCTGGATAACCCGTCCGCCACTGACGAACTGGACACGCCCACCTCCATCGCCTCCGTGGTGACCTCGACCAATGAGAGCTCCTTGGAGACCGACACCCCGCACCAGACGGACACTGAG GAGTCCAAGGCTGTGGAACAAGAGGGTGAACAGGCCCTGAGTGAGAGCCAAGAATCATCAGACACACAACTGGAGAACTTCCAGACATCACCTGATCTCACCTCGACCCCAGTGGTTAAAGACAACGCTCCAGCTGAGCCACCCACTCCTGGAGCAAACACCGAACCCACTGAGTCCGCTACACCGATCGCGACGACCGGCGGCGCCGCCACAGCACCTCCACAGCCTCAGGCGGTCCTGCCACCCGGGGAGCCTCAGTCGGTGAATCCAGACAGCCAGAGCCGAGTGTACACCCTGCCTGATGCTTACAGAGGCATCGGGGGCGACATGTGCGCAGGGTACGGCAGCCTATCCCGCGCCACCCTCCACGGCTACTGGCCGGCCAAGAACTTCCAGCCTGGGGCCCACTacaccctccccttcctccgGGACAGCTACGCCCCTGCTGCACTCAGTGGCCAGGCCGAGGAGGAGGGCGGCGGCGAGCGGGGAGAGAATCCCCTGGACATGAAGACTGACCACCCGACCGCCAGTTATCCGACACTGGGGGGGATCCACCAGTTCAGGCCAATTACAACCATGGAGCTCCTCAGAGAGCCCTCGAGAACCAG AGGTGGCTACGATGATGCCTTCATGGCCCAGCTAGAGGGGAACCTGAATCCCTTTTTCCAGGCCATGTGCCGAGCACAGACCCTGCAGTTCCCCCACAAACGCAGCAGCATGGTCAGCCTGGACAGCATCCGCAGAGACCCGCGCTGGAGGGACCCCAACCTGCACGAGGTCATCTCCATGCTCAGCCACCCGATGGACCCGGTCAAGTCCAACGCGGCCGCTTATTTGCAGCACCTGTGTTATGAGAACGACCGCATCAAGCAGGACGTCCGCCAGCTGAACGGCGTGCCGATCCTGGTGGAACTACTGGACCACCCGAAACCTGAAGTCCACCGTAAGGCCTGTGGGGCTTTGCGCAACATTTCCTTTGGGAAAGACCATAATAACAAAATGGCCATCAAGAGCTGTGATGGCATACCAGCTTTGGTCAGACTGCTGAGGAAGACCAGCAGCATGGAGGTCAAAGAGCTGGTCACAG GCACTTTGTGGAACCTCTCCTCACACGAGCCACTGAAGATGATGGTCATCAACCAAGGCCTTCAAACTCTGACCGACGAAATCATCATCCCACACTCGGGCTGGAGGAGAGACTCGGCCGATCCCTCCAAAATGCACAGCGCTGATTGGACCACAGTCTTCAAGAACACCTCTGGATGTCTGAG GAACGTCAGCTCAGATGGGGCGGAGGCTCGACAGAGGTTGAGGGATTGTCAGGGGCTGGTGGACGCGCTCCTTCACGCCCTGCAGTCAGCTGTTCTCAACAAGGATACTGACAATAAG TCGGTGGAGAACTGCGTCTGCATTCTGCGAAACCTCTCCTATCATGTTCACAAAGAGATACCGGGAGCCGAGCGATTCCAGGAGCCCCACTCCAGTCTGATGAGGTCGGTCgggcagcagaagaagaagaacgaaCCTGACTGTTTTGGCGGGAAAAGGCCCAAAG GTTGGAAAAATGGATTTATGGACAGAAAGTACGGTACATTGGATTTACCAAAACGTACAGATCAAATGAAAG GGTTGGAGCTGCTGTACCAGCCGGAGGTGGTGAGGCTCTACCTCTCTCTTCTCACCTGcagtcacaacaacaacactctgGAGGCGGCTGCAGGAGCAGTGCAGAACCTGGCTGCGGGACATTGGGCT TGGTCCAGCTACATCCGGGCCACGGTGCGAAAAGAGAAAGGGCTGCCCAtcctggtggagctgctgcgcTCCGATGTGGACAAAGTGGTGCGAGCTGTGGCCATTGCTCTCCGCAACCTGGCCATGGACAGGAGGAATAAAGACCTCATAG GGAACTACGCTCTGAGGGACCTTGTCGGCAATCTTCCTTGTGGGCAGCAGCACCCGGCGAAGAACCTGGAGGGAGATACGGTGGTCTCTATCCTGAATACTATCCATGAGATCATCACAGATAGCCCAGAGAACGCCAGAGCGCTCATACAGGGTCATGCTGTGCAGAAGCTGGTGGCCATCAACAAGTCCAG CCAATCAGCGCGGGAGACCAAGGCAGCGTCCCACGTGCTCCAGACAATATGGGCCTACAAGGACctgagaaacattttaatcaagGCCGGTTGGAACAAGAGCCACTTTAAG CCAACGACCACAGGAACGACTAAAAAGTCCAAGAGTGCAAAGCAAGGCGGCGATGACATCACTTTGCCTCTCATGGACAAAAACCAAG ATGTATATTCCAGTTTGGAGCCAAACGACAGAGTTGGAGATGGGAAAGGAGCTGTTGTGGAAAGAGATGCTCTGCAG GCCACAAGTGAAAGGAAACACTTCATCAGAGCTGGCAGACCTGCGGTGGGCCTCATGGATAACAAGCCTCCACCGCTGGACTCCTGGGTGTAA